A DNA window from Clostridia bacterium contains the following coding sequences:
- a CDS encoding response regulator transcription factor, with protein sequence MRVLIVDDEPAIVDLIKINLELEGFDTCVCYTGQQAIKAAPIFTPDLIILDIMLPDLSGFEVCKQLQSLSIPIIMLTAKNDIKDKLYGLELGADDYITKPFDSRELTARIKTVLRRIDKFSAKEDTNIQLGPIMINTAERQVYLDGEEMLLTPKEYDLLMLLCENQRKVFSRENLLELVWKFEYIGDSRTVDMHVQRLRKKLGKYNFFIKTVFGIGYKFEVHI encoded by the coding sequence TTGAGGGTACTAATAGTTGATGACGAACCGGCGATAGTTGACCTAATTAAGATAAATCTTGAGTTGGAAGGCTTCGACACCTGCGTTTGCTATACAGGACAGCAAGCAATCAAGGCTGCGCCTATATTCACTCCGGATCTAATAATCCTGGATATAATGCTTCCTGATCTCAGTGGCTTTGAGGTATGCAAGCAACTTCAGAGTCTAAGCATACCTATAATAATGCTCACTGCTAAGAATGACATCAAGGACAAGCTGTACGGCCTTGAGCTGGGTGCAGATGACTATATAACCAAGCCCTTCGACAGCAGGGAACTGACTGCAAGGATAAAAACCGTACTCAGAAGAATTGATAAATTCAGTGCAAAGGAAGATACCAATATACAATTAGGACCGATAATGATTAATACAGCGGAACGGCAGGTCTATCTTGATGGAGAGGAGATGCTTCTGACCCCAAAGGAATATGACCTTCTTATGCTTCTATGTGAGAACCAAAGAAAGGTCTTTTCCCGTGAAAACCTCCTTGAGCTGGTATGGAAGTTCGAATACATAGGAGACAGCAGGACCGTAGACATGCATGTCCAGAGACTGAGGAAAAAGCTTGGCAAATATAACTTCTTTATAAAAACCGTATTTGGAATCGGTTATAAATTTGAGGTACATATATGA
- a CDS encoding HAMP domain-containing sensor histidine kinase, with protein MKLKHKIIALNMGALFFMLIILGTILTQITDNYNLRTTLQYLENQSNYSAIYIEQYALSKAPNDFEVPAVMNTSANYLAEVLKESVKCRVQIFYGTELLGDSEESTSSDEVVRPEIAETFQKNKAYFVSPGKNRVFYYAVPVSISNRYTYSLGFIYDLDEADNMKSNTIKMFVLTGVFLSVFMMFGSTLISNRITNPIKILNEATKQFSEGNFESRAVAATHDEIGDLSTTFNSMADSIKDMITKLSSEKEKQKYFFDNFTHEIRTPLTTILGYTELLWKTNDEEVRDKSLFYITSEGKRMLKMMERLLELSKLKNYSFEINKSESNLKKLIEDACDSMQYKMKRYSTSCRLNLENITLKVDPDLFKQVVINIIDNCIKYSKSPVIDINLSRHEVIKLEIIDYGCGIDQKNLESVFDPYYKVDQSRNSKTEGWGLGLSIVKEIVDKHGGNIEIISIPQKGTSIIITLV; from the coding sequence ATGAAACTAAAACATAAAATTATTGCACTTAATATGGGTGCTCTTTTTTTCATGCTCATTATTTTAGGAACCATACTTACACAAATAACAGACAACTATAACCTGAGGACCACACTTCAATATCTTGAAAACCAAAGCAATTACTCGGCCATATATATTGAACAATATGCACTAAGTAAAGCCCCCAATGATTTTGAGGTTCCTGCTGTTATGAACACTAGTGCCAATTATCTCGCAGAAGTGTTGAAGGAATCTGTCAAATGCAGAGTGCAGATATTCTATGGCACTGAATTGCTCGGGGATTCAGAAGAGTCAACAAGCTCTGATGAAGTCGTAAGACCTGAAATTGCAGAAACCTTCCAGAAAAACAAGGCATATTTTGTTTCGCCAGGTAAGAACAGGGTGTTCTATTATGCAGTGCCTGTAAGCATCAGCAACAGGTACACCTACTCCCTGGGCTTCATATACGACCTTGATGAAGCTGATAACATGAAGAGTAATACAATAAAAATGTTCGTACTCACCGGGGTGTTCCTTTCAGTCTTTATGATGTTTGGCAGCACCTTGATTTCCAATAGGATAACGAATCCAATAAAAATACTGAATGAAGCCACCAAGCAGTTTTCTGAAGGCAATTTTGAAAGCCGTGCAGTCGCAGCCACCCATGATGAGATTGGAGATCTCTCCACCACCTTCAATTCTATGGCGGACAGCATTAAAGATATGATAACAAAGCTTAGCAGCGAAAAGGAAAAGCAAAAATACTTTTTTGATAATTTTACCCATGAGATTCGTACCCCCCTTACCACTATTCTGGGCTATACCGAGCTTTTATGGAAAACCAACGATGAAGAGGTAAGGGATAAAAGCCTTTTTTATATAACCTCCGAAGGAAAAAGAATGCTTAAAATGATGGAAAGGCTTCTTGAGCTCTCAAAGCTGAAGAACTACAGCTTCGAAATAAACAAATCAGAATCAAACCTAAAGAAGCTTATAGAGGACGCCTGCGATTCAATGCAGTATAAAATGAAAAGATACAGCACCAGCTGCAGGCTTAATTTGGAAAATATCACCCTGAAAGTGGACCCTGACCTCTTTAAGCAGGTAGTAATAAACATTATTGACAACTGCATCAAATACAGTAAATCCCCCGTCATTGATATAAATTTGAGTCGCCATGAGGTTATAAAGCTTGAAATTATAGACTATGGCTGTGGAATAGATCAAAAGAACCTTGAGAGTGTATTCGACCCCTATTACAAGGTGGATCAATCCAGGAACAGCAAGACCGAGGGCTGGGGCTTGGGCCTGTCTATCGTTAAGGAAATAGTTGACAAGCATGGTGGAAATATAGAGATTATCAGTATTCCCCAGAAAGGTACCAGTATAATAATAACTTTAGTCTAG
- a CDS encoding ABC transporter permease: MKFKRLLTITKKEFIHIKRDRASLIMALVAPVMMLLIFGYAVNTDVNHVDLVVCDESRTPESRELIDKFNNSYYFKAFEMVESMDKVEEYIDKGIVKVGLVIPTDYAREIKRNQTAQIQILVDGSDPTIARTAMSYSVILANNHTIKLRELQAKKALLAAGTAPAVSAKPLVMYNPTLESSKFNVPGVVGLILQNITIILTAFAMVRERERGTIEQLIMTPVTPLELIVGKLIPYIIIGFYDFIIILGLSYIMFGVAIKGSLPLLILLGSVFLIGALAMGMLISTVAKSQLQAMQAAMLFILPSVLLSGFMFPREAMPKLIYAISCAFPITYFLEILRGIIVKGVGLNYLAEVTTILMLQIAVIIIVTMKKFKKTLD, encoded by the coding sequence ATGAAGTTCAAAAGGCTTTTGACAATAACCAAGAAAGAGTTCATACATATAAAGCGGGACAGGGCAAGCCTTATTATGGCTCTTGTCGCACCCGTCATGATGCTGCTCATATTCGGTTATGCGGTAAATACAGATGTAAACCATGTGGACCTGGTGGTATGTGATGAGAGCAGAACACCTGAGAGCAGAGAACTTATAGATAAGTTCAACAACTCATACTACTTCAAAGCCTTTGAAATGGTAGAATCAATGGACAAGGTGGAAGAATACATTGATAAAGGCATAGTCAAGGTAGGGCTTGTGATTCCAACAGATTATGCCAGAGAAATAAAAAGGAACCAGACTGCACAAATACAGATACTGGTTGATGGCTCTGATCCGACAATCGCAAGGACTGCCATGTCATACTCAGTTATATTGGCAAATAACCACACAATCAAGCTTCGGGAGCTTCAAGCAAAAAAAGCCTTGCTTGCGGCTGGTACTGCACCGGCTGTAAGTGCAAAGCCGCTGGTTATGTATAATCCCACTCTGGAGAGCAGCAAGTTCAATGTGCCGGGAGTGGTGGGACTGATACTGCAGAATATAACCATCATTCTGACGGCCTTTGCAATGGTAAGGGAGAGGGAAAGAGGGACTATAGAACAGCTTATAATGACCCCGGTCACTCCTTTGGAGCTGATTGTAGGCAAGCTGATACCATATATAATAATTGGCTTTTATGATTTTATAATTATATTGGGATTAAGTTATATTATGTTTGGAGTAGCTATAAAGGGAAGTCTTCCGCTGTTGATTTTGCTAGGCTCAGTATTTCTCATCGGAGCACTTGCGATGGGAATGCTGATTTCGACGGTGGCCAAGTCTCAGCTTCAGGCAATGCAGGCAGCAATGCTCTTTATACTGCCCAGTGTGCTGCTTTCAGGCTTCATGTTTCCCAGGGAAGCCATGCCAAAGCTTATTTATGCTATAAGCTGTGCATTCCCAATAACGTATTTTTTAGAAATATTGAGAGGGATAATAGTAAAAGGGGTTGGACTGAATTATCTTGCGGAGGTTACAACAATACTAATGCTTCAGATTGCTGTAATAATAATTGTGACAATGAAAAAGTTCAAGAAAACTTTAGATTAG
- a CDS encoding ABC transporter ATP-binding protein, whose protein sequence is MDYAISIKNLTKKFGSFTAVNGISFDIPKGKIFGFLGPNGSGKSTTIRMICGVIRPTSGEGKVLGYDLIKDTEMIKHNIGYMSQKFSLYEDLTVEENLDFYGNIYMMPREQLQERKKQLIEMANLKGKEKSLAGTLSGGWKQRLALGCSLIHNPSLLILDEPTAGVDPVSRREFWNSITQLVGGGITVLVTTHYMDEASICDIIGFIYNGDLITIDTPQELYKKHNTQNLEDIFIHYVKQLTNKEVISSFKDLKAKRSEGGVQE, encoded by the coding sequence ATGGATTACGCAATTTCAATAAAAAATCTTACAAAGAAATTCGGCAGCTTCACAGCCGTAAATGGTATATCTTTTGATATACCAAAAGGAAAGATATTTGGTTTCCTGGGACCTAACGGCTCTGGCAAGTCAACAACTATAAGGATGATATGCGGAGTGATACGTCCTACCTCCGGTGAAGGGAAGGTCCTGGGTTACGACCTTATAAAGGATACAGAAATGATAAAGCATAATATAGGGTATATGTCGCAGAAGTTCAGCCTTTACGAGGATCTGACGGTGGAAGAAAACCTGGACTTCTATGGAAATATATATATGATGCCCAGAGAGCAGCTGCAAGAAAGGAAGAAGCAGCTTATAGAGATGGCTAACCTGAAAGGCAAGGAGAAAAGCCTGGCAGGTACACTTTCGGGGGGCTGGAAGCAGAGGCTGGCCTTAGGCTGTTCCCTTATACACAACCCAAGTCTTCTTATACTTGATGAGCCGACAGCAGGAGTGGACCCTGTTTCCAGGAGAGAATTCTGGAATTCAATAACACAGCTGGTCGGTGGCGGAATAACAGTGCTTGTGACGACCCACTACATGGATGAGGCTTCGATATGCGATATAATTGGCTTTATATACAATGGCGATCTTATTACAATTGATACTCCGCAGGAACTATACAAAAAGCATAATACTCAGAACTTGGAGGATATCTTCATACACTATGTAAAGCAATTGACAAATAAAGAAGTGATATCCTCATTCAAGGACCTCAAGGCCAAAAGGTCGGAAGGCGGGGTGCAGGAATGA
- a CDS encoding efflux RND transporter periplasmic adaptor subunit: MKSKKKIVIPVAIVLIAVVAYIGFTYVRSITSGTGDSFVFYGTAEAEQIDVSAEVSGRIKEIKVQEGQMVRAGSLLAVIDTPENQVKAEQSEISVESAENELARTAEGNREEEINIQRALVQQGEAAARQVQNAVKQVDATVGQAEQNLKSSQETFTLKKDQYDDIKVLFDTGAATEQDLKNAEYAMNTALNALESAKHSVESAKAQLSGSKAQLDGANAQLAASQEKLRLLINGATERSISASEYGVAQAEKGLELTKLVLDKSKVSAAKDGIIETVNFSEGEYVGLGSPLMTITDQSNLWVKIYVPEKALPSLKLGKQVSIKSDYIKGREIKGQIIYISPEAEFTPINIVTKEDRMKLVFAVKVKIMDNLDSIKPGMLLDVNVK; the protein is encoded by the coding sequence ATGAAATCTAAGAAGAAGATTGTTATTCCTGTAGCTATTGTATTAATCGCGGTTGTTGCTTACATTGGCTTTACATATGTTAGGTCAATCACTTCAGGAACGGGGGACAGCTTTGTATTTTACGGTACTGCTGAAGCTGAACAGATAGATGTCAGTGCTGAGGTCAGTGGACGGATTAAGGAGATAAAGGTTCAGGAGGGACAGATGGTTAGGGCAGGAAGCCTTTTGGCAGTTATTGATACTCCTGAGAACCAGGTAAAAGCAGAACAATCAGAGATTTCTGTGGAAAGTGCAGAGAATGAGCTCGCAAGGACAGCAGAGGGAAACAGGGAAGAAGAGATAAACATTCAGCGGGCGCTAGTTCAACAGGGGGAAGCTGCAGCGAGACAAGTCCAAAACGCTGTAAAACAAGTTGATGCGACCGTTGGGCAAGCAGAGCAAAATCTCAAGTCGTCACAGGAAACCTTTACCTTAAAGAAAGATCAATATGATGATATAAAGGTGCTTTTTGATACAGGTGCTGCTACTGAGCAGGACCTGAAGAATGCAGAGTATGCAATGAATACAGCACTAAATGCTCTGGAAAGCGCCAAGCATTCAGTTGAAAGTGCAAAAGCACAGCTTTCAGGGTCAAAGGCACAGTTGGACGGTGCAAACGCGCAGCTTGCTGCATCACAGGAAAAGCTCAGGCTTCTGATAAATGGCGCAACAGAGAGAAGCATAAGTGCTTCAGAGTACGGTGTAGCACAGGCGGAAAAAGGGTTGGAGCTTACGAAACTCGTGCTGGATAAGAGCAAGGTGTCGGCAGCAAAGGACGGAATCATTGAGACGGTGAACTTTAGCGAAGGTGAGTATGTAGGTTTGGGAAGCCCATTAATGACAATAACGGATCAGTCTAACCTTTGGGTGAAGATATATGTACCGGAGAAGGCCCTGCCAAGCCTGAAGCTGGGTAAGCAGGTGAGCATAAAAAGCGATTACATCAAGGGCAGGGAAATAAAAGGACAGATAATATACATTTCCCCTGAAGCCGAGTTCACCCCGATTAACATAGTTACAAAAGAAGACAGAATGAAGCTGGTATTTGCAGTGAAAGTAAAGATAATGGACAATCTGGACAGCATAAAGCCCGGTATGCTGCTGGATGTCAATGTAAAGTAG
- a CDS encoding TetR/AcrR family transcriptional regulator, with product MGNSSETQDRILDTAIRHFAKKGYHGTKTADIAKDSGVSEGTVFKYYSTKKDILRSVLNKIVHEIIPGIMFESTEDFQNLASSADAKQEIKGFIKSKVVKVNENISAFKILVNELPFHEDIMNEYVGQFIPKVIKMAEGFYGLGVAKGIFRDINPHTAVRSFIGMLATVVLEGNVLKKSLDVDKELDVVLDIFMNGICVKKEG from the coding sequence ATGGGAAATAGCAGTGAAACGCAGGATAGAATTTTAGATACAGCTATACGGCACTTTGCAAAAAAAGGGTATCATGGCACCAAAACTGCTGATATCGCAAAGGATTCGGGAGTCTCCGAGGGGACCGTTTTTAAGTATTATAGTACGAAGAAAGATATATTAAGGAGTGTTTTGAACAAAATAGTCCATGAAATCATACCAGGTATAATGTTCGAATCAACTGAGGATTTTCAAAACTTAGCATCTTCAGCGGATGCTAAACAGGAAATCAAAGGTTTTATAAAAAGCAAAGTTGTAAAAGTGAATGAGAATATAAGCGCATTTAAAATACTTGTGAACGAACTCCCGTTTCATGAGGATATTATGAATGAGTATGTAGGCCAGTTCATACCTAAAGTAATCAAAATGGCTGAAGGCTTCTATGGTTTGGGCGTTGCAAAAGGAATATTCAGGGATATTAATCCTCATACAGCAGTAAGGAGCTTCATTGGTATGCTTGCTACAGTTGTGTTGGAAGGCAACGTATTGAAAAAGTCACTCGATGTTGATAAGGAATTGGATGTGGTACTGGATATTTTTATGAATGGAATATGTGTTAAGAAAGAGGGGTAA
- a CDS encoding ATP-binding protein, whose translation MFRQTMNDLIKWKNSKYRKPLIVRGARQVGKTWLMNEFAHTQYKSCAYINFDNNERMESLFSGNLDIKRIITALQIETDVTIDAETTLIIFDEIQEVPRALTSLKYFCENAPEYQIIAAGSLLGVALHPGTSFPVGKVDFLDLYPLDFLEFLSATGNNNLVDLLQTHDFEMITTFKGKYIDLLKQYYYIGGMPEVVASFVASSDYSMARDIQKKILKAYEQDFSKHAPNEAVPRIRMLWASIPSQLAKESRKFIYGLIRQGARAREYELAMTWLIDCGLIYKVGRISKPDMPLIAYQDFNAFKLFIVDVGLLAAMSDLDLKSILEGNKMFEEFKGALTEQYVLQQLKSSGKVTPYYWSAEKSTGEIDFIFQSGGDIIPLEVKASENLQAKSLKNYCLKYQPKLAFRSSMSDYRQESWLTNIPLYAINVLMGLLEQGDVE comes from the coding sequence ATGTTTAGGCAAACTATGAACGATTTAATCAAATGGAAGAATAGCAAATACCGAAAGCCATTAATCGTAAGAGGAGCAAGGCAGGTCGGTAAAACATGGCTTATGAATGAGTTTGCTCATACGCAGTATAAAAGCTGTGCATATATAAATTTCGACAATAATGAACGTATGGAAAGCCTATTTAGTGGCAACCTGGATATAAAAAGAATTATTACTGCTCTGCAGATTGAGACAGATGTTACAATTGATGCAGAAACTACATTGATTATTTTTGATGAGATACAGGAGGTGCCTCGAGCACTTACATCACTCAAATATTTCTGCGAAAATGCACCAGAATATCAAATAATTGCCGCTGGAAGCCTGCTCGGGGTAGCACTCCATCCGGGTACTTCATTCCCAGTAGGCAAGGTAGACTTTCTGGATTTGTATCCTTTGGATTTTTTGGAGTTTTTGAGTGCGACTGGTAATAATAATCTTGTGGACCTTTTACAGACTCATGATTTTGAGATGATTACAACCTTTAAAGGCAAATATATTGATCTACTAAAGCAATACTATTATATCGGTGGGATGCCGGAGGTGGTGGCAAGCTTTGTGGCTTCATCTGATTATTCTATGGCACGCGATATACAAAAGAAAATTCTCAAGGCTTATGAGCAAGACTTTTCAAAGCATGCGCCAAATGAAGCTGTGCCACGAATTAGAATGCTGTGGGCGTCTATCCCATCACAACTTGCTAAGGAAAGCCGAAAATTTATATATGGACTAATTAGACAAGGGGCGCGAGCAAGAGAATATGAGCTTGCTATGACATGGCTTATTGATTGCGGCTTGATATATAAAGTGGGTCGTATATCAAAACCTGATATGCCGCTAATTGCATATCAAGATTTTAATGCTTTTAAGCTGTTTATAGTTGATGTGGGATTACTTGCTGCAATGAGTGACCTTGATTTGAAATCAATACTTGAAGGTAACAAAATGTTTGAGGAGTTCAAAGGAGCTTTAACTGAGCAATATGTACTCCAGCAACTTAAATCAAGCGGTAAAGTAACACCGTATTATTGGTCAGCTGAAAAATCTACTGGTGAAATTGATTTTATTTTTCAGAGTGGCGGAGATATTATTCCTCTTGAAGTTAAAGCATCAGAAAACTTACAGGCAAAAAGCCTTAAAAATTATTGTTTAAAATACCAGCCAAAACTGGCTTTTCGCAGCTCCATGTCTGATTATAGACAGGAGTCTTGGCTAACAAATATTCCGCTATATGCGATCAATGTATTGATGGGGCTTTTGGAACAGGGTGATGTGGAGTAA
- a CDS encoding ParM/StbA family protein has product MESRVKIYADGGNRLTKVMEESRKPFDFPTIISEPEKDLNYGLNFDFDLSDWNNDAAKLDINNMFVEIIKDGESRGKMLVGKAAEEKGLLIRDRNRYQEKAADEVIMFCIIAGIAYNLAKYNKNYQKIDLTVNQPLIEYARNKEESANKYTESLMGNMKVMFFNIYNPSQVIYEVVFDIEKVVLCPEGIAAFFQYAVNEDGSVKEEFKDDMKTVVWDVGSGQINVAAFDGFKVAGVNTFEKGMFDCYEKISLILYNNFRDKLDRKPYSFEVDNMIRFHESVLKGKKGEDIDASGIVKNVFDVFAYDLSKDIREFAKIKFMGSCDSIIFAGGGSKILFEYLSKYLSNDFICIKSNIGEYDNVVGSMYYRMYRDVKTSLEG; this is encoded by the coding sequence ATGGAGTCTCGGGTTAAAATTTACGCAGATGGTGGAAACAGATTGACGAAAGTAATGGAGGAATCCAGAAAGCCTTTTGATTTTCCAACAATCATATCTGAGCCGGAGAAGGATTTGAACTATGGTTTGAACTTTGACTTCGACCTTTCAGACTGGAATAACGATGCTGCAAAGCTCGATATTAACAATATGTTTGTTGAAATCATTAAGGATGGTGAATCTAGGGGCAAGATGCTGGTAGGAAAGGCCGCTGAAGAAAAAGGTCTTCTGATAAGAGACAGGAACAGATATCAGGAGAAAGCAGCAGATGAAGTAATAATGTTCTGCATAATAGCAGGCATAGCTTACAATCTGGCCAAGTACAACAAAAACTATCAGAAAATTGACCTTACAGTTAACCAGCCCCTTATAGAGTATGCAAGGAATAAAGAAGAGTCCGCTAACAAATATACTGAGAGCCTCATGGGAAATATGAAGGTTATGTTCTTTAACATATACAACCCTTCACAGGTAATATACGAGGTAGTATTTGATATTGAAAAAGTAGTTTTATGTCCTGAAGGTATAGCTGCATTCTTCCAGTATGCGGTCAATGAAGATGGAAGCGTTAAGGAAGAATTCAAGGATGATATGAAAACAGTAGTTTGGGATGTAGGCTCAGGACAGATAAATGTAGCTGCATTCGATGGCTTCAAGGTAGCAGGGGTAAACACCTTCGAAAAGGGTATGTTCGACTGTTATGAGAAGATTTCATTGATACTTTATAACAACTTCAGGGACAAGCTCGACAGAAAACCATACAGCTTCGAAGTTGACAATATGATAAGATTCCATGAGTCGGTGCTCAAGGGCAAAAAGGGTGAGGACATAGATGCAAGCGGCATAGTTAAAAACGTATTTGATGTCTTTGCATATGACCTGAGCAAGGATATCAGAGAATTTGCAAAAATAAAGTTCATGGGCAGCTGCGACAGCATAATATTTGCCGGCGGCGGAAGCAAGATACTCTTTGAATATCTCAGCAAGTATCTGAGCAATGACTTTATTTGCATAAAGAGTAATATTGGAGAATATGACAATGTAGTAGGAAGCATGTACTATAGAATGTACAGGGATGTTAAAACAAGCCTTGAAGGGTAG
- a CDS encoding alcohol dehydrogenase catalytic domain-containing protein: MKGIVFDGDVKKYVGTLMLGKVNKKLSYGGITCTSYKDNLKEPELPGQDWVKIKTSYGGVCGSDLNLVYLHDSPSASPFVSFPFVIGHENAGVIAEKGNNVEGFEVGDRIIADPILSCRVRGIEEECPSCKSGNAALCSNFTRGLLAPGMSIGSCRDTGGSWGEYYIAHKSQLIKLNEDTKSEDAVLVDAIASALHPVARNFPDDNEKVLVVGSGIIGLMVVACLRALGSKCSITILARHKFQGDLAELYGADNVVYTRDNDYFSTFANITGGTLYKPIIGKRVMAGGFDRVFECVGSDLSIDESLRFTKQGGTMVLIGLASAPKGVDWTPIWLKEVKLHGAYWCSTESIQGKTASTYRHTLDLIQGGKINIKPLVTHVFDIKDYKQALQVASGKSKYRSIKVLFGF, encoded by the coding sequence TTGAAAGGGATAGTATTTGACGGGGATGTAAAGAAATACGTGGGCACGCTGATGCTGGGAAAGGTCAATAAAAAGCTCAGTTATGGGGGAATCACCTGTACCAGCTATAAAGATAATCTTAAAGAGCCTGAGCTCCCAGGGCAGGATTGGGTGAAAATCAAGACCAGCTATGGAGGAGTCTGCGGGAGTGACCTCAACCTGGTGTATCTGCATGATAGTCCTTCTGCATCACCTTTTGTATCCTTCCCTTTTGTAATAGGACATGAGAATGCTGGTGTGATAGCAGAAAAAGGAAATAATGTAGAGGGCTTCGAGGTAGGAGACAGGATAATTGCAGATCCTATACTTTCCTGCAGGGTGAGGGGCATTGAAGAGGAATGTCCAAGCTGTAAGAGCGGCAATGCGGCTTTGTGCAGCAACTTTACCAGAGGTTTATTGGCACCGGGAATGTCCATCGGCTCCTGCAGGGATACGGGAGGAAGCTGGGGAGAATATTATATTGCTCACAAGTCACAGCTCATTAAGCTTAATGAAGATACCAAGAGCGAGGATGCTGTGCTGGTTGATGCAATAGCCTCGGCTCTTCACCCTGTTGCAAGGAATTTTCCGGATGATAATGAAAAGGTACTGGTGGTGGGAAGCGGAATTATTGGACTCATGGTAGTGGCATGCCTTAGGGCGCTGGGGTCCAAATGCAGCATTACTATTCTTGCAAGACATAAATTCCAGGGTGACCTGGCTGAACTATATGGTGCAGATAATGTTGTATATACCCGAGATAATGATTATTTCTCAACCTTCGCAAATATAACAGGAGGCACGCTGTATAAGCCCATTATAGGCAAGAGAGTTATGGCAGGGGGCTTCGACAGGGTTTTTGAATGTGTCGGCTCGGATTTGAGTATTGATGAGTCTTTGAGATTTACAAAGCAGGGAGGAACCATGGTGCTTATTGGCCTGGCTTCTGCTCCAAAGGGCGTAGATTGGACTCCGATATGGCTTAAGGAGGTCAAACTGCATGGGGCTTATTGGTGCAGCACTGAAAGCATTCAAGGGAAGACGGCCTCCACGTACAGGCATACCCTTGACCTGATTCAAGGCGGGAAGATCAATATCAAGCCGCTTGTTACCCATGTGTTTGATATAAAGGACTATAAGCAAGCTCTGCAGGTTGCTTCGGGCAAAAGTAAATATAGGAGTATAAAGGTATTGTTCGGTTTTTAA
- a CDS encoding aminotransferase class I/II-fold pyridoxal phosphate-dependent enzyme — MDSRNYSLADFFKVPDTDIMGRAKAFGEYRKDIEDKRHLQYRRVSTDGSSPVMKVRDHYTGKIKEMVYLASNDYLNLTKHPRTIAAGREALEKYGSGAGSVPLLGGTLDIHIELEKKIAKFKGCEDSIIYTSGFGSNCGTLLSILQEEDIAILDMLVHASIIDGCKNTNTKFFRHSDMDSLEKVLIRVKDKYRTKLIVVDGVYSMDGDIAPLDKIVELAKAHGAYVMVDEAHATGVIGETGRGTPQHHSIEGRVDIVAGTLSKALGGVGGFIAASGELVELLRYYSRPYIFSTAMTPQVTGSLLAALDVIEDEPEHRERLWDNINYFKSNLTEMGFDLGNSETAIFPIIIGNDLKIREMCRRLHELDIYVNPVMYPAVPKRMARIRMSLMSTHTREHLDKALEALETVGREYNVI; from the coding sequence ATGGATTCAAGAAACTACAGTCTTGCAGATTTTTTTAAAGTGCCCGATACCGATATAATGGGCAGAGCAAAGGCCTTTGGGGAATACAGAAAGGATATCGAAGACAAAAGGCATCTGCAGTACAGGAGGGTATCAACAGATGGGTCAAGTCCGGTAATGAAGGTGAGAGATCATTATACTGGGAAGATAAAGGAGATGGTTTATCTCGCTTCTAATGACTACTTGAACCTGACGAAGCATCCGAGGACTATTGCAGCAGGCAGAGAAGCTCTGGAGAAATATGGTTCCGGGGCAGGCAGCGTTCCTCTGCTGGGTGGGACTCTGGATATACATATTGAACTGGAGAAGAAGATTGCTAAATTTAAAGGCTGCGAGGATTCTATAATTTATACCTCGGGTTTTGGCTCCAACTGCGGCACGCTGCTTTCCATCCTGCAGGAGGAGGATATTGCAATACTTGATATGCTTGTTCACGCCAGCATAATAGATGGCTGTAAAAATACAAACACAAAGTTTTTTAGGCACAGTGATATGGATTCTCTGGAGAAGGTACTTATAAGAGTAAAGGATAAATACAGGACAAAACTAATTGTAGTTGACGGAGTTTATTCAATGGATGGAGATATTGCTCCGCTTGACAAGATCGTGGAGCTGGCAAAGGCGCATGGAGCTTATGTTATGGTAGATGAAGCCCATGCTACCGGAGTCATAGGAGAGACAGGAAGAGGCACCCCACAGCATCATAGTATTGAAGGCAGGGTAGATATTGTTGCAGGCACCCTATCAAAAGCCTTGGGCGGAGTAGGCGGCTTTATTGCTGCAAGCGGGGAGCTTGTTGAGCTGCTTCGCTACTACTCAAGACCATACATATTCTCTACTGCAATGACTCCTCAAGTTACAGGCTCGCTGCTTGCTGCGCTGGATGTCATTGAGGATGAGCCGGAGCATAGGGAAAGGCTTTGGGACAATATCAATTATTTCAAGTCTAACCTCACTGAAATGGGGTTCGATCTGGGAAACTCGGAAACGGCTATATTCCCGATTATCATAGGGAATGACCTTAAGATAAGGGAGATGTGCAGAAGACTGCATGAGCTGGACATATATGTTAATCCGGTAATGTATCCTGCAGTTCCAAAGAGAATGGCGAGAATCAGAATGAGTCTTATGTCTACGCATACCAGAGAACATCTGGATAAAGCGCTGGAAGCCTTAGAGACTGTGGGCAGAGAATATAATGTTATATAA